One genomic region from Streptomyces sp. NBC_01304 encodes:
- a CDS encoding ATP-binding cassette domain-containing protein: MVHMSAAPVLALRGVSKRFGAVQALTDVDLEVHAGQVVALVGDNGAGKSTLVKTIAGVHPIDEGVIEWGGKHVSIGRPHDAQNLGIATVYQDLALCDNLDVVANLFLGRELGRAKVLDEVAMEKRAKELLDTLSIRIPSVRIPIASLSGGQRQVVAIARALVGDPKLVILDEPTAALGVEQTAQVLDLVERLRERGLAVILISHNMADVQAVADDVAVLRLGRNNGVFKVKDTTNEEVISAITGATDNAVTRRQARTSEVAK, encoded by the coding sequence CATGTCCGCTGCGCCCGTACTGGCGTTGCGCGGCGTCTCCAAGCGCTTCGGCGCTGTCCAGGCGCTCACCGATGTCGATCTGGAAGTCCACGCCGGCCAAGTAGTCGCCCTGGTCGGTGACAACGGCGCCGGCAAGTCGACCCTGGTCAAGACGATCGCCGGAGTTCACCCCATCGACGAGGGCGTCATCGAGTGGGGCGGCAAGCACGTCTCCATCGGCCGCCCGCACGACGCCCAGAACCTCGGCATCGCGACCGTCTACCAGGACCTCGCGCTCTGCGACAACCTGGACGTCGTGGCCAACCTGTTCCTGGGCCGCGAGCTCGGCAGGGCGAAGGTCCTCGACGAGGTCGCCATGGAGAAGCGCGCCAAGGAGCTGCTCGACACCCTGTCGATCCGCATCCCCAGCGTCCGCATCCCGATCGCCTCGCTCTCCGGCGGCCAGCGCCAGGTCGTGGCCATCGCCCGCGCCCTGGTCGGCGACCCCAAGCTGGTCATCCTCGACGAGCCCACCGCGGCACTCGGCGTCGAGCAGACCGCGCAGGTCCTCGACCTGGTCGAGCGGTTGCGCGAGCGCGGTCTCGCGGTGATCCTCATCAGCCACAACATGGCCGACGTCCAGGCCGTGGCCGATGACGTGGCCGTCCTGCGCCTCGGGCGCAACAACGGTGTCTTCAAGGTCAAGGACACCACCAACGAAGAAGTCATCTCGGCGATCACGGGAGCCACGGACAACGCCGTGACCCGCCGCCAGGCGCGCACCTCGGAGGTCGCGAAGTGA